In a single window of the Leptospira sanjuanensis genome:
- a CDS encoding PAS domain S-box protein, whose product MNSGWESSQEFKPPIFRTNQRGAYTSSNSEFLTFLDLDAEREESFRFSKTISDFIGDFAKNAFKDKLIAAIDFKTEVGYIKTRSVFLRKVYKDEEVSEVEGVLLPEQTERGETDDERKIEINRSYLIANEINQWILKSKSVQELYGGICKILVAEENFGFVCFGTVESRKNVIFQVAYAGENLFAFQEESEAIDLGPALRVIKTGNPLIVEDIAAQDDFGSWKEICVKAGYQSMGVFPIFLVGELTSVLCIFSKQKNYFLEEEATTYAGIARNLELGLKNIRESEQRFLAVNAMRESDERFQAIFETVVDAIIMITPKGTIIMFNTAAERMFGYNFTEVVGKNIKFLMPEPYHSEHDHYLKRYLETGEKKIIGIGREVMALRKDGTVFPVELAVSEFFQNQNQYFVGVIRDMTARKKSETELKEKTNALEELNRSLEARVEAEIESRREQEKAMILRSRLADMGEMIGNIAHQWRQPLNAIGLFVQDFLYVYEAEELDEQYIRQSTDKIMNLIEQMSGTIDDFRNYFRPNKTKEKFSLKTVINKTFSLVEESLKNQNISIYFNPSSDYEVFGFPNEFSQVILNVIGNARDAIVETHPPEPEIRIELEMKDDKKLVTIRDNGGGIERTVLDKLFQPYFTTKDQGKGTGIGLYMSKSIIENNMGGSIYAYNSERGAVMVIELP is encoded by the coding sequence ATGAATTCCGGCTGGGAATCTTCTCAAGAATTCAAACCTCCTATCTTTCGAACCAACCAGCGCGGCGCGTATACATCTTCCAATTCCGAGTTTCTGACGTTTTTGGATTTGGACGCGGAACGGGAAGAATCCTTCCGATTTTCCAAAACGATTTCCGATTTTATCGGCGACTTTGCAAAGAACGCTTTTAAAGACAAGCTGATCGCCGCGATCGATTTTAAGACCGAAGTCGGCTATATCAAGACGAGATCCGTATTTCTACGAAAGGTTTACAAAGACGAAGAAGTTTCCGAGGTAGAAGGGGTTCTCCTTCCCGAACAGACCGAACGAGGCGAGACCGACGACGAAAGAAAAATCGAAATCAACCGGTCCTATTTGATCGCGAACGAAATCAATCAATGGATCTTGAAGTCCAAATCCGTTCAGGAACTCTACGGAGGAATCTGCAAAATTCTCGTCGCGGAGGAGAATTTCGGGTTTGTCTGTTTTGGAACGGTCGAATCTAGGAAAAACGTAATATTCCAAGTCGCTTATGCAGGCGAAAATCTCTTCGCGTTTCAGGAAGAATCCGAGGCCATCGATCTCGGACCGGCCCTGCGGGTGATTAAAACCGGAAACCCTCTCATCGTGGAAGATATCGCCGCTCAGGATGATTTCGGAAGTTGGAAGGAAATCTGCGTGAAAGCGGGATATCAATCCATGGGAGTCTTTCCGATCTTTCTCGTGGGAGAACTCACTTCCGTTCTTTGTATCTTTTCCAAACAAAAGAATTATTTTCTCGAAGAGGAAGCGACTACGTATGCGGGAATCGCAAGAAACTTAGAATTAGGATTAAAGAATATTCGGGAAAGCGAACAGAGATTTCTCGCCGTTAACGCGATGCGCGAAAGCGACGAACGATTTCAGGCCATCTTCGAGACTGTCGTCGACGCGATCATTATGATTACTCCGAAAGGGACGATCATCATGTTCAATACAGCCGCGGAAAGGATGTTCGGTTATAACTTCACCGAAGTCGTGGGTAAGAATATCAAGTTTTTGATGCCCGAGCCGTATCATTCCGAACACGATCATTATCTGAAACGGTATCTCGAAACCGGCGAGAAAAAGATCATCGGGATAGGAAGGGAAGTCATGGCTCTTCGAAAGGACGGAACCGTTTTTCCGGTGGAACTCGCGGTTTCTGAATTCTTTCAAAATCAGAATCAGTATTTCGTGGGCGTGATCCGCGATATGACGGCGCGTAAAAAATCGGAAACAGAACTCAAAGAAAAGACGAACGCATTGGAGGAATTGAATCGCAGCCTGGAGGCGAGGGTCGAAGCGGAGATCGAAAGCCGAAGAGAACAGGAAAAGGCGATGATTCTGCGTTCCAGGCTCGCGGATATGGGCGAAATGATCGGCAATATCGCGCATCAGTGGAGACAACCGCTGAACGCGATCGGATTGTTCGTGCAGGACTTCCTATACGTTTACGAAGCGGAGGAACTGGACGAACAATACATCCGTCAATCGACGGATAAGATCATGAATCTGATCGAGCAGATGTCCGGCACGATCGACGATTTCAGGAATTATTTTCGTCCCAATAAGACGAAGGAAAAATTTTCACTCAAAACGGTGATCAATAAAACGTTCTCCCTTGTGGAAGAAAGTTTGAAAAATCAAAATATTAGTATTTACTTTAATCCTTCTTCCGATTATGAAGTATTCGGTTTTCCTAATGAATTCTCCCAAGTGATTTTGAACGTAATCGGAAACGCAAGGGACGCGATTGTGGAAACACATCCGCCCGAACCGGAAATCAGGATCGAACTCGAAATGAAAGACGATAAAAAACTCGTAACGATCAGAGATAACGGAGGCGGAATCGAAAGAACGGTGCTGGACAAACTTTTTCAGCCTTACTTTACTACCAAGGATCAAGGGAAGGGAACCGGGATCGGCCTTTATATGTCCAAATCAATCATCGAAAACAACATGGGCGGCAGCATCTACGCATACAATTCCGAACGGGGCGCGGTGATGGTGATCGAACTTCCATGA
- a CDS encoding oxygen-binding di-iron domain-containing protein has translation MSTEVAQPDNGQKNIQRELTLEIDTNYAVEIAEDVYWIGFYDEKESLHCNPYMIKNGDSTILIDPGSIPDFPVVARKIFSLVAPDSIETIILQHQDPDLCANVPIFEDLRGDSQVQLVAETRTVYLIKHYGVKGSVVRIGDTLTDFESPSGRKLQFISTPFAHSPGAMITYDVKSKVLFTSDILGGLGKEWSLYHDTRALDNMKAFMQAYIPSNLALRYALLRIQSFDAEVIAPQHGQIIRKEQLPSIIEELWNLPCGLDLIKDDMIQKARKGDKS, from the coding sequence TTGTCAACAGAAGTAGCTCAACCGGATAACGGACAAAAGAATATACAAAGAGAACTAACGCTTGAAATCGATACGAATTACGCGGTGGAAATCGCCGAAGACGTATACTGGATCGGTTTCTACGACGAAAAGGAATCGCTTCACTGCAATCCCTACATGATCAAGAACGGGGACAGCACCATTCTGATCGACCCCGGTTCCATTCCGGACTTCCCCGTGGTCGCAAGAAAGATCTTCTCGCTTGTCGCGCCGGATTCAATCGAAACCATCATTCTACAGCACCAAGATCCCGATCTTTGCGCGAACGTTCCCATATTCGAAGATCTTCGAGGGGATTCTCAAGTCCAGCTCGTCGCCGAAACGAGAACCGTCTATCTCATCAAACACTACGGAGTAAAGGGAAGTGTCGTTCGGATCGGGGACACATTGACCGATTTCGAATCTCCGAGCGGAAGAAAACTGCAGTTTATCAGCACTCCCTTTGCCCATTCTCCCGGAGCGATGATTACGTACGACGTAAAGTCGAAAGTGCTTTTTACGAGCGATATTTTAGGCGGTCTCGGAAAGGAATGGTCCTTGTATCACGATACGAGGGCTTTGGACAATATGAAAGCGTTTATGCAGGCGTACATACCTTCCAATCTCGCCTTACGTTATGCGCTTCTTCGGATTCAAAGTTTCGACGCGGAAGTGATCGCGCCGCAACACGGACAAATCATACGTAAGGAACAACTTCCTTCGATCATCGAAGAACTCTGGAATCTTCCCTGCGGTCTGGATTTAATCAAGGACGATATGATCCAAAAAGCGAGAAAAGGAGATAAAAGTTGA
- a CDS encoding LIC_11502 family protein: MQKELSERIKFPRTDLELIPDRSPLSYSDVIAAIRLTLLPKDKLSKQVVFASVVGALKGFAERDLKPFHSNHKYIFSELGSEVLKTLDVAGTIDTISNEDRIKLLKEAFDYGIRKVYHLEWKLYSSREIY, encoded by the coding sequence ATGCAAAAAGAATTATCCGAACGTATTAAGTTTCCCAGAACCGATCTCGAATTGATCCCCGATCGTTCCCCTCTCTCTTATTCGGATGTGATCGCCGCGATTCGTCTTACTCTTTTACCTAAGGATAAACTTTCCAAACAAGTCGTATTCGCATCGGTTGTCGGAGCGTTGAAAGGTTTTGCGGAAAGAGATCTCAAACCGTTTCACTCAAATCACAAATACATTTTTTCGGAACTCGGTTCCGAAGTCTTAAAGACCTTGGATGTTGCGGGCACCATCGATACGATTTCGAACGAGGATAGAATCAAACTTTTAAAAGAAGCCTTCGACTACGGAATCCGCAAAGTATATCACTTAGAGTGGAAACTGTATAGTTCTCGGGAAATCTACTGA
- a CDS encoding DUF350 domain-containing protein: protein METVLGYLSALGRDAVFFLISFVLFYIGKKIKDWIEPGDLDQEIIANNNTAVSTGLSGYYFGLTLILLVILASPGSDLISDCFQVLYYGILGILLLNLSYFINDKLIFRSLDFNELVYSGRNVAVGAVVFGSSVASSIIIAASLSGDNAGLAFPLWKDLGLLEPVQKLLDGSLLGILFFSIGQIALILFTFAYRKIVPYSLDSELKEKENLASGISYSGALVALGIIIARALHKDPVSMEHTLFQIFLDFILGLIVIPAVRLLTDAVILPGSTLKEEISRDQNVGVGILEAVVLISFAGILFYAV from the coding sequence ATGGAAACGGTACTTGGTTATCTAAGCGCTTTAGGAAGAGACGCGGTATTTTTTTTAATCAGTTTTGTTCTCTTTTACATCGGTAAAAAAATCAAGGACTGGATCGAACCCGGTGATCTCGATCAGGAAATCATCGCGAACAACAACACCGCGGTTTCCACTGGATTGTCCGGTTATTATTTCGGACTCACCTTAATTCTTCTCGTGATTTTAGCCTCTCCCGGAAGCGATCTTATCTCCGATTGTTTTCAAGTTTTGTATTACGGAATTCTCGGAATTCTTCTCTTGAATCTTTCCTACTTCATCAACGATAAACTGATCTTTCGCAGTTTGGATTTTAACGAACTCGTTTATTCGGGGAGAAACGTCGCCGTAGGTGCGGTCGTATTCGGAAGCAGCGTCGCTTCCTCCATCATCATCGCGGCTTCTCTCAGCGGAGACAACGCGGGACTCGCGTTCCCGCTCTGGAAGGATCTGGGACTTTTGGAACCGGTTCAGAAGTTGTTGGACGGAAGCCTTCTCGGGATTCTATTCTTTTCCATAGGACAAATCGCACTCATTCTATTCACGTTTGCCTATCGTAAGATCGTTCCGTATTCCTTGGATTCGGAATTGAAAGAGAAAGAAAATCTCGCTTCCGGAATTTCCTACAGCGGCGCGTTAGTCGCTCTTGGAATCATCATCGCGAGGGCACTTCACAAAGACCCCGTTTCGATGGAACACACTCTGTTTCAGATCTTTCTCGACTTTATACTCGGATTGATCGTGATTCCCGCGGTTCGTCTTCTGACGGACGCGGTGATTTTACCGGGAAGCACTCTCAAAGAAGAGATCAGCCGGGATCAAAACGTGGGCGTTGGGATTTTGGAAGCGGTCGTGTTGATCAGCTTTGCGGGAATTCTATTCTACGCGGTGTGA
- a CDS encoding response regulator codes for MKQIALKILYVEDEELIRVMMVRFLERFTISVCSAENGKIAWEVFLEYQPDVVITDIKMPVLDGIELTKKIRAQNSNIPIAAMTAFSEPEIMEAARNAGVNEIFIKPVSVEKIRELLLTYEK; via the coding sequence ATGAAACAAATCGCATTAAAAATTCTTTATGTAGAAGACGAAGAGTTGATTCGAGTGATGATGGTTCGTTTTTTGGAACGTTTTACGATTTCCGTATGTTCCGCGGAGAACGGAAAAATCGCTTGGGAAGTGTTCCTTGAGTATCAACCTGATGTGGTGATTACCGATATCAAAATGCCCGTGTTAGACGGAATCGAACTAACGAAAAAAATAAGAGCGCAAAATTCTAATATTCCGATTGCAGCCATGACGGCCTTCTCGGAACCTGAGATTATGGAAGCGGCTCGTAACGCAGGTGTGAATGAAATTTTCATCAAACCGGTGAGCGTCGAAAAGATCAGAGAGCTTCTTCTTACATACGAAAAATAG
- a CDS encoding SpiroCoCo family coiled-coil protein, with translation MGIELLLPFIASVGITILLRRLDKSNYKLSQIKRFTGKVQDELNDIALEKIQSVKDAGIDLEISLKQTRKLANDVHALNEESRQLLDSIKTNRDFLDGVARDLKEVVQLSSDIREESNAIQQGLLRMESGKKEIQLLDQKILDLRSEAEAILEVFTDKVNLRSDELLQSLASKIVELEELLEIKNDKIDQGLNSIAANYRDSLEAHSNSLMRESVGRIEQLRSEISSLFETIRNKEEDLDLRSERLQTVFLTVSDKLERLDSRVEEKAEAADRKLEEMARVAEKSAQEKLDRILEQVTHSKEAFINGVKLEVDSIRREIEGMSLETMTRRDEILNETRRQAESINESIQFFQEKYLEAENKLLRQADARKSELLRQIDSFEEEFNRISSNLRNDADGLKKEISLGLREFHSALDSAREEAKEKTIHGISTLQENFDLELSKMHAERSEQIQQDLEAVRQSIVTLDKQISTRIKDVDSYLGDLQSAMESSAGDLMSQVEEKIDLLSGTVDEEVRKIDQRFENLGRYWEEELGTIRLGAQDQMGRLQDKLGEIHVEGRGLLEEFKNEYALQKDKIEEFVSRYKANFQKEGDSVSDRLGESLRSIKEEGSEILQNLREEFSGTIDKMEQIVKKNEKVLEIHAEKIRNNVESNLENAGRDAERVLDRLRDSAEDFFEKQEEKISRLNGTIDAKISKQLTSLMDKGQLQLGQLEERISKYILDVKKNLEESLKSSRKDSDDQMKGFQKQLQNQLREMESAAEEFLRSGKEEFKDSMEEYRTLQLDLKKDLEEIRNAKKNLIAEIQEESEGLRSSVEAITDKMEELGEKTELFHKASEVVERTDSYIQTMEELLSRADEKTPLLNELETKLDELQNLKHSLLSETEDLKLRLDSLTSIKDSSDLLRRDFEELQRRSSDWEDTFTRLLEAGEKALEMEETFGDLTARLETLESVREEVKGLFDETDAHKEAAKGLTNKLYSLQNDVEILEAREKEIAETVRKTDDRIESLFRKKEEIRSVEAKFEKIEDLMVDLSERHKQISTLQHRMEDLKAGALVVKEDLESLLGEADDKFEKLSGFLDAVGAVTEGSSPSGKSKDTSKDHLIQRKKATVLNLYHNFQWPAETIAEKLNLETGLVNTILQSESIKKK, from the coding sequence AACGTTTTACGGGAAAAGTTCAAGACGAACTGAATGATATTGCCTTAGAAAAAATCCAATCCGTAAAAGACGCAGGAATCGATTTAGAAATCAGCCTCAAACAAACGCGTAAACTCGCAAACGACGTCCACGCACTCAACGAAGAATCCAGACAACTTCTCGATTCGATCAAAACAAACCGCGATTTTCTCGACGGCGTGGCGCGCGATCTCAAGGAAGTCGTTCAACTTTCCTCCGATATCCGCGAAGAATCCAACGCGATTCAACAGGGACTTCTTCGTATGGAATCCGGAAAAAAGGAAATCCAGCTTCTGGATCAGAAAATTCTGGATTTGAGATCCGAAGCCGAAGCGATCTTGGAAGTGTTTACCGATAAGGTCAATCTTCGTTCGGACGAACTCTTACAATCTCTTGCTTCCAAAATCGTGGAACTCGAAGAACTTTTAGAAATTAAAAACGATAAGATCGATCAAGGTTTGAACTCGATCGCAGCAAATTACAGAGACAGCCTGGAAGCACATTCCAATTCTCTAATGCGTGAATCCGTGGGAAGAATCGAACAGCTTCGTTCGGAAATCTCCTCTCTCTTTGAAACGATCCGCAACAAAGAGGAAGACTTGGATCTGAGATCCGAAAGACTGCAAACCGTATTCTTAACCGTAAGCGATAAACTCGAACGCCTGGATTCCAGAGTGGAAGAGAAGGCCGAGGCCGCGGACCGCAAACTCGAAGAGATGGCGCGTGTCGCCGAAAAATCCGCTCAGGAAAAACTGGATCGTATCCTCGAACAGGTCACTCATTCCAAAGAAGCGTTCATCAACGGAGTTAAACTCGAAGTGGATTCGATCCGCAGAGAGATCGAGGGAATGAGTTTGGAAACGATGACTCGTCGCGACGAAATTCTCAACGAAACAAGACGTCAGGCGGAATCGATCAACGAATCCATCCAGTTCTTTCAGGAAAAATATCTCGAGGCGGAAAACAAACTGCTTCGTCAAGCAGACGCTCGCAAGTCGGAGCTGCTTCGTCAAATCGACAGCTTTGAAGAGGAATTCAACCGAATCAGCAGCAATCTTAGAAACGACGCGGACGGTCTTAAAAAGGAAATCTCTCTCGGACTCCGGGAATTCCATTCGGCTTTGGATTCGGCGAGGGAAGAGGCGAAGGAAAAAACGATTCACGGGATTTCCACGCTTCAGGAGAATTTCGATTTAGAACTTTCTAAAATGCACGCCGAACGTTCCGAACAGATCCAACAGGATTTAGAAGCGGTTCGTCAAAGCATCGTTACTCTCGATAAACAGATCTCCACTCGAATCAAGGACGTGGATTCGTATTTGGGCGATCTTCAATCCGCGATGGAATCCAGCGCGGGCGATCTGATGTCTCAGGTCGAAGAAAAGATCGATCTTCTTTCCGGAACCGTGGACGAAGAAGTCCGTAAAATCGATCAGAGATTCGAGAATTTGGGCCGTTACTGGGAAGAAGAACTCGGTACTATCCGACTCGGCGCACAAGATCAAATGGGCCGTTTGCAGGATAAACTCGGCGAAATTCACGTCGAAGGGCGAGGTCTTCTCGAAGAATTCAAAAACGAATACGCGCTTCAAAAAGACAAGATCGAAGAATTCGTTTCCCGTTATAAGGCGAACTTTCAAAAAGAAGGCGATAGCGTATCCGATCGTCTCGGCGAATCTTTACGCAGCATCAAGGAAGAAGGATCGGAGATCCTCCAGAACCTTCGGGAAGAATTTTCCGGAACCATCGATAAGATGGAACAGATCGTTAAAAAGAACGAAAAGGTTCTCGAAATCCACGCGGAAAAAATCCGCAACAACGTGGAATCCAATCTCGAAAACGCAGGCCGCGACGCCGAACGCGTGTTAGACCGTCTCCGTGATTCCGCCGAAGACTTTTTTGAAAAACAGGAAGAAAAGATCAGCCGTTTGAACGGAACGATCGACGCAAAAATTTCGAAACAACTTACTTCTCTCATGGACAAGGGCCAGCTCCAGCTCGGTCAACTCGAAGAGAGAATCAGCAAATACATTTTGGACGTGAAAAAGAATCTGGAAGAATCCCTCAAGTCCTCGCGCAAAGACAGCGACGATCAGATGAAGGGTTTTCAAAAACAGCTTCAAAATCAACTGCGCGAAATGGAATCGGCCGCGGAAGAATTCTTACGTTCCGGAAAAGAAGAGTTCAAAGATTCCATGGAAGAATACAGAACTCTTCAACTCGATCTTAAAAAAGACCTCGAAGAAATCCGCAACGCGAAAAAAAATCTCATCGCGGAAATCCAGGAAGAATCCGAAGGTTTACGTTCTTCCGTGGAAGCGATCACGGACAAGATGGAAGAACTCGGAGAAAAAACAGAACTCTTCCACAAAGCGAGCGAGGTCGTGGAAAGAACCGATTCTTACATTCAAACGATGGAAGAACTTCTCTCCAGAGCGGACGAGAAGACTCCGTTGTTAAACGAACTCGAAACGAAACTCGACGAACTGCAGAACTTAAAACATTCTCTTCTTTCCGAAACGGAAGACTTGAAACTCAGATTGGATTCCCTTACTTCCATCAAAGACTCTTCGGATCTTTTACGCAGAGACTTCGAAGAACTGCAAAGAAGGTCCTCCGATTGGGAAGACACCTTTACGAGACTTCTCGAAGCAGGTGAAAAGGCGCTCGAAATGGAAGAGACGTTCGGAGATCTTACCGCAAGACTGGAAACGTTGGAGTCCGTTCGCGAAGAAGTCAAAGGTCTTTTCGACGAAACCGACGCGCACAAAGAAGCCGCGAAAGGACTTACAAACAAACTGTATTCTCTTCAAAACGACGTTGAAATTCTCGAAGCGAGAGAAAAGGAAATCGCGGAAACGGTGCGTAAAACAGACGACCGAATCGAATCCTTGTTCCGCAAAAAGGAAGAAATCCGTTCCGTGGAAGCGAAGTTCGAAAAAATCGAAGACCTGATGGTCGATCTTTCCGAAAGACACAAACAGATTTCCACGCTGCAACATAGAATGGAAGACTTGAAGGCCGGAGCCCTAGTTGTGAAGGAAGATCTCGAAAGTCTTTTGGGAGAAGCGGACGATAAGTTTGAAAAACTCTCCGGATTTTTGGACGCGGTAGGCGCGGTTACCGAAGGTTCCTCTCCTTCCGGCAAGTCGAAGGACACTTCCAAGGATCATTTGATCCAAAGAAAGAAGGCCACCGTGCTGAATCTGTATCATAACTTTCAATGGCCTGCGGAAACCATCGCGGAAAAATTAAATTTAGAGACGGGGCTTGTGAATACGATTCTACAAAGCGAATCCATTAAGAAGAAATGA
- the queG gene encoding tRNA epoxyqueuosine(34) reductase QueG — protein sequence MIESKEIISEFKTLIERSGFDMYGICDAKIPQEDRENILTWVAEGRHGKMEWYPKNMDLRLDFKNLGFEPRSVLALGTIYNDPDYDDVAETMSFRFSRYAVGEDYHRVLRRLAKPLLQELKRKYPNHHFRQGVDSLPVPEKVLARRAGLGWKAKNTNLIHPDFGSFFFITVILTDLPIKSAQIEQKDRCGTCTACIDACPTQALEPYRIDAGKCISHHTLEDSSPEISTTHGWIAGCDICQDVCPWNRVKARKKGIRTHLEEFRVRPVFRENSDSLLDLNESEFKNHFSDSAISRMSFSMYERNVKMAKK from the coding sequence ATGATCGAAAGTAAAGAAATAATTTCCGAGTTCAAAACTCTCATCGAACGATCCGGTTTCGATATGTATGGAATTTGTGACGCAAAAATTCCGCAAGAAGATCGGGAGAACATACTTACCTGGGTCGCCGAAGGGAGACACGGAAAGATGGAATGGTATCCGAAGAACATGGATCTTCGTTTGGATTTTAAGAATCTCGGTTTTGAACCTCGATCCGTTTTAGCGCTCGGTACAATTTACAACGATCCCGACTACGACGACGTTGCGGAAACGATGTCGTTTCGATTTTCCCGGTACGCGGTCGGAGAGGATTATCATAGAGTTCTTCGCAGACTTGCAAAACCTCTCCTACAGGAACTCAAACGAAAATATCCGAATCATCATTTCAGACAAGGGGTCGATTCTTTGCCGGTGCCGGAAAAGGTTCTCGCGAGAAGGGCCGGGCTGGGTTGGAAGGCGAAGAATACGAATCTCATTCATCCGGACTTCGGGTCATTCTTCTTTATTACGGTCATTCTGACCGATCTCCCGATCAAAAGCGCGCAGATCGAACAAAAGGATCGATGCGGAACCTGCACGGCTTGCATCGACGCTTGTCCTACGCAGGCGCTCGAACCGTATCGGATCGACGCGGGGAAATGTATTTCCCATCATACTCTCGAGGATTCTTCTCCTGAGATTTCGACCACACACGGTTGGATTGCGGGCTGCGATATTTGCCAGGACGTTTGTCCTTGGAACCGGGTTAAGGCCCGTAAAAAAGGGATTCGGACGCATTTGGAAGAATTTCGAGTCCGTCCTGTTTTTCGGGAGAATTCCGATTCTCTTCTGGATCTGAATGAAAGCGAATTCAAGAATCACTTTTCCGACTCGGCAATTTCACGAATGAGTTTTTCGATGTATGAAAGAAACGTAAAGATGGCAAAAAAGTGA
- the map gene encoding type I methionyl aminopeptidase produces the protein MIFIKNKSEIEKMRAAGKLAAKLLDYISAHVRPGVSTLQLNDLCEEFTKKHGAKSAPLGYKGFPKSICTSVNQVVCHGIPKATDVLKDGDIINIDVTPLLDGYHGDSSRTFIVGGKTSPEVETLVKDTERAMYIGIEQVKPGNRVHDIANAIDDFLTPKGYGIVRDLMGHGIGRGFHEDPQIPHFRQNRKLAKLEPGMIFTIEPMVNLGTWQVNFSKEDHWTVTTKDGKWSAQFEHTILVTEKGYEILTVSG, from the coding sequence TTGATCTTCATCAAAAACAAGAGCGAAATCGAAAAAATGAGAGCGGCTGGGAAACTGGCCGCTAAGCTTTTGGATTATATTTCCGCACACGTTCGACCGGGTGTTTCTACTCTTCAGCTGAACGATCTCTGCGAGGAATTTACGAAGAAGCACGGAGCTAAATCCGCTCCGCTCGGTTACAAAGGATTTCCTAAATCGATTTGCACATCCGTGAATCAAGTCGTTTGTCATGGGATTCCCAAGGCGACGGACGTTTTAAAGGACGGGGACATCATCAATATCGATGTGACTCCGCTCTTGGACGGTTATCACGGAGATTCATCCCGTACGTTCATTGTCGGCGGTAAGACAAGTCCCGAAGTCGAGACTCTCGTGAAGGATACGGAGAGAGCGATGTATATCGGGATCGAACAAGTTAAGCCCGGCAATCGAGTACACGATATCGCGAATGCAATCGACGATTTTCTTACGCCCAAAGGATACGGAATTGTACGCGATTTGATGGGGCACGGAATCGGAAGAGGCTTTCACGAAGATCCGCAGATTCCTCACTTCCGTCAAAATCGAAAACTCGCCAAACTAGAACCGGGAATGATCTTTACGATCGAACCGATGGTGAACCTCGGCACTTGGCAGGTGAATTTTTCGAAAGAAGATCATTGGACCGTAACTACGAAGGACGGGAAATGGTCCGCGCAATTCGAACATACGATCCTCGTCACCGAAAAAGGCTATGAAATTTTAACCGTATCGGGTTAA